TTGCCCATAAACCAATAATTGAATTTAAGTGaaaaggattgaaatttatACCCAATATTAATAAGACTGCTGAGTGAATCCATAAGCTGCTGTTGCTGAGGGTGCTGCGGATGCTGTTGTTGCTGCTCCTCCTGCTGCTGCTGTGGCGGTAGAGTCGCACCAGCCGCCACGGCCGCCGCACTCGAAGGTGCTCCCTTGGATTCACTAAATCTCCACATATAACAAGCCGCGACGGACCGGTACGGCCGCCACTTCTCACACAAATGCTCCATCTGAGACGGCCGAGGCAACTCGTCAAGATTGTAGAGAAGCTGAACGCCTTTGCGCATGCTGAGGTCGTTGATCGGAAGTACGTCGGGCCTGTGAAGCGAGAAAATCATGAACATGTGCACAGACCAAGAGCCGATCCCATTGACCATCGTCAGCATTGTGAACAGCGACTTGTCGTCCATATTTACAATCGCCGCGTCCGATAGAATCCCGTTCTGGTACTTTCTGGCCAAGTCGTGGAGGTAGCTGGCTTTTCGGCCCGAAACCCCGATTTGGCGGAGCTGCTGAGGCGTTTGGGCGAGGACCGTCTCGGGGACGACACAGGCCTCGCCGCCGCACAGGCTGACGAAGCGCGTGTAGATCGAATTGCCGGCCTTGTATGCGAGTTGCTGGTAGAGAATGCTACGGGTTAAGGCAAGGAAGGGGGTCTGGAAGGTGTCAAAGGTCGGCCGCTGGTGGAGGTCGATCAACGGAGCCAGGAGCGGATCGGCGTTTCGGAGATGGCGGATTGCCGCCTCGACCTCACCTTCGCAGGAAAGCGGCCGCGCTGCGATTTTCGGGGCCGAAAGGGCCCGTTGCTGGACGGCCTTGGACTTGGCGGACTTGGCGGCGGCGGGAAGGGGTTTGGGGTTGTCGGGTAAGGCGACGATTTGTTGGGAGGAATTGGGGTCGGAGGTGTCGGGCGATAACTTGCGGATCTTTCGGGGGCGGAAGGGGATTTTGGAAGGGGGCGATGAAGTTTGAGAGGGAGCATTGGTGAGTTGGGTGGGTGTGGGGCTCACTTCGGCGATTGTGGTGTCGTCGATGGAGTCATGGTGAGGCGGTTGGGTCGGAGTCGGAGTCTGAGGctgggtttgggtttgggtctGGACCTGGGTTTGCTCGCCCATATGTGGAGTGGAGGAGTGTGtatcaatttcaaattcaatggGTGGCTTGAGTGTAAATATGGGTGGTTGTGGGGATgggcggtggcggtggcggtggcggaGAGGGAGGTGGTTTACGAGAAGTATTGAATTGAAGCCATCGGAAATTGGGAGTGTGTGCGCGCAGAAGGAGAGAAGAAGGGACTGTAGTTTGAAGTTCCTTACAAAATTGActggaaaacaaaagttttATTGAGTTTAAGGGACAAACTCACACTCCATTCTTAATCAATATCCCtagtatgttttttttttttaataaataaattttatttttctctctttcgcTCTCACTGCGAGTGCGAGAGTCCTTTAATAAAGTAACAGGTGGCTTCCGTTTTCTCCTCCTCCGATAACCAAAAAGTTCATCATCCTCCTCTCAtggcat
The window above is part of the Prunus dulcis chromosome 1, ALMONDv2, whole genome shotgun sequence genome. Proteins encoded here:
- the LOC117638291 gene encoding probable DNA-3-methyladenine glycosylase 2 isoform X2 yields the protein MGEQTQVQTQTQTQPQTPTPTQPPHHDSIDDTTIAEVSPTPTQLTNAPSQTSSPPSKIPFRPRKIRKLSPDTSDPNSSQQIVALPDNPKPLPAAAKSAKSKAVQQRALSAPKIAARPLSCEGEVEAAIRHLRNADPLLAPLIDLHQRPTFDTFQTPFLALTRSILYQQLAYKAGNSIYTRFVSLCGGEACVVPETVLAQTPQQLRQIGVSGRKASYLHDLARKYQNGILSDAAIVNMDDKSLFTMLTMVNGIGSWSVHMFMIFSLHRPDVLPINDLSMRKGVQLLYNLDELPRPSQMEHLCEKWRPYRSVAACYMWRFSESKGAPSSAAAVAAGATLPPQQQQEEQQQQHPQHPQQQQLMDSLSSLINIGACTWGP
- the LOC117638291 gene encoding probable DNA-3-methyladenine glycosylase 2 isoform X1: MGEQTQVQTQTQTQPQTPTPTQPPHHDSIDDTTIAEVSPTPTQLTNAPSQTSSPPSKIPFRPRKIRKLSPDTSDPNSSQQIVALPDNPKPLPAAAKSAKSKAVQQRALSAPKIAARPLSCEGEVEAAIRHLRNADPLLAPLIDLHQRPTFDTFQTPFLALTRSILYQQLAYKAGNSIYTRFVSLCGGEACVVPETVLAQTPQQLRQIGVSGRKASYLHDLARKYQNGILSDAAIVNMDDKSLFTMLTMVNGIGSWSVHMFMIFSLHRPDVLPINDLSMRKGVQLLYNLDELPRPSQMEHLCEKWRPYRSVAACYMWRFSESKGAPSSAAAVAAGATLPPQQQQEEQQQQHPQHPQQQQLMDSLSSLINIGNGACIHGELSFSMSCDTGPVPGDLDREWN